One part of the Sardina pilchardus chromosome 5, fSarPil1.1, whole genome shotgun sequence genome encodes these proteins:
- the slc3a2b gene encoding solute carrier family 3 member 2b, translating to MSTEVDMKDVELNEVEQEKQPMTAGDAGNGDASSPTSTEKNGAVKVKMADETETKFTGLSKDELLKVAGTPAWVRTRWALLILFWLGWFGMLAGAIGIIIQAPRCKPLPEMNWWNQGALYEIGDVQAFSENLDGLKQKIDALAQLKVKGLLVGPIHKSTNDVNELDLNTVSVAGSLTQFEALLDAAHKKSINVVLDLTPNYLGEQPWFDDMMTVANKLKVALVHWQKLKVDGFKFSGIERVIAVQPAVWEELRAQVQNGTDEKKGVLIGVTEKSSPEEVGALLNSSGVDLLLSGVLRASGRSGIQVAGAAEQLLGAQNQTKLAWNVGERKQGHLASLVGGELVKLNQMLLLTMPGTPVFNYGDEIGLEDQVANKFPQMIWDKPEDAETLNGTAKEELDERVALRSYFKSLSELRSKERSLLHGDFVALHSSNSSLAYLRSWDQSQRYVAAFNWGPDAVTLSLAHDQLPAQATVEVSTDPEQLAPKSPVDLKALVLGANQAVLLQFPYTG from the exons ATGAGTACCGAAGTGGACATGAAAGACGTGGAGCTGAACGAAGTGGAGCAGGAGAAACAGCCGATGACTGCCGGAGACGCAGGGAACGGAGATGCCAGCTCCCCGACCAGCACGGAAAAAAACGGCGCTGTGAAGGTTAAGATGGCAGATGAAACGGAGACCAAATTCACCGGGCTGTCAAAAGACGAGCTCCTCAAAGTTGCGGGAACCCCAGC GTGGGTGCGTACCCGCTGGGCCCTGCTCATCCTCTTCTGGCTGGGTTGGTTCGGGATGCTGGCCGGGGCCATCGGGATCATCATCCAGGCTCCTCGCTGCAAACCTCTGCCGGAGATGAACTGGTGGAATCAAGGGGCTCTGTACGAGATTGGAGATGTGCAGGCCTTCTCTGAGAACCTTGACG GGCTGAAGCAGAAGATCGACGCGCTCGCTCAGCTGAAGGTGAAGGGTCTGTTGGTGGGCCCCATCCACAAATCCACAAACGACGTGAACGAGCTGGACCTCAACACGGTCTCCGTAGCGGGCTCCCTGACCCAGTTTGAAGCGCTGCTCGACGCAGCACACAAGAAGA GCATCAATGTGGTCCTGGACTTGACTCCCAACTACCTGGGAGAGCAGCCCTGGTTTGACGATATGATGACCGTCGCTAACAAACTGAAG GTGGCTCTGGTGCACTGGCAGAAGCTGAAGGTGGACGGCTTCAAGTTCTCCGGGATTGAGCGCGTTATTGCAGTTCAACCTGCTGTCTGGGAGGAGCTGCGCGCTCAAGTCCAGAACGGCACGGATGAGAAGAAGGG GGTCCTGATCGGGGTGACGGAGAAGAGCTCACCCGAGGAGGTGGGCGCGCTGCTCAACAGCTCTGGCGTGGACCTGCTGCTGTCGGGCGTCCTGCGCGCCAGCGGCCGGAGTGGCATCcag gTGGCGGGCGCCGCAGAGCAGCTGCTCGGCGCGCAGAACCAGACCAAGCTGGCGTGGAACGTGGGCGAGCGGAAGCAGGGCCACCTGGCCTCGCTGGTGGGGGGGGAGCTGGTGAAGCTGAACCAGATGCTGCTGCTCACCATGCCCGGCACGCCCGTCTTCAACTACGGCGACGAGATCGGCCTGGAGGACCAG GTTGCCAACAAGTTTCCACAGATGATCTGGGACAAACCTGAAGATGCTGAAACTCTGAATGGAACCGCAAAG GAGGAGCTGGATGAGCGTGTGGCGCTGCGGAGCTACTTCAAGTCTCTGAGTGAGCTGCGCTCCAAGGAGCGCTCCCTGCTGCACGGGGACTTCGTGGCGCTGCACAGCTCCAACTCCTCGCTGGCGTACCTGCGCAGCTGGGACCAGAGTCAGCGCTACGTGGCCGCCTTCAACTGGGGGCCCGACGCCGTCACCCTGAGCCTGGCGCACGACCAGCTCCCCGCGCAGGCCACCGTGGAGGTGAGCACGGACCCCGAGCAGCTGGCGCCCAAGAGCCCCGTGGACCTGAAGGCCCTGGTGCTCGGCGCCAACCAGGCCGTCCTGCTGCAGTTCCCTTACACGGGATAG